The following proteins are encoded in a genomic region of Cryptomeria japonica chromosome 11, Sugi_1.0, whole genome shotgun sequence:
- the LOC131039942 gene encoding receptor protein kinase TMK1, protein MRGGYGRCRLEVLFSVAFCALLLACPTVVNGLTDPGDLAILNAFKKGIANSELLKWPDGDNDPCGNKWNGIYCTTGNRVSQIQFFKAGLQGTLPSNFNQLTALERISLQRNNLSGTLPTFNGLSNLQYCYLGTNQFDTIPADFFVGLTNLQYFSLEYNNLNATEGWKLPSDLKASVRLQNLSLSRVNLVGPIPDFLGQMVQLYVLELAYNKLSGAIPSTFSRSGIQVLQLNNQDTSALSGSLDLLGTMQSLTQLWLHGNNFNGTIPVSLSNCVSLKDIRLNQNDLVGPIPFQFTDLSLSNLSVDNNKLTGPIPDLKIPAGGFSYDGNSFCQSEPGKPCAPEVTALLDFLATVNYPVDLAGSWAGNDPCNLWLGITCTSGRVSTISLPNRQLTGKISPSLVNLSSLKIIKLNVNNLSGEIPANLTQLKYLSALDVSDNNLSPPVPTFAASVDVRYDGNHLIEKPSPPPTNPSAPSPSGSPPSSAPPAPTKGSTPPVNPPSSGGSRRNGNNPTGSTTGDDTKKNKSSQTPVGIIVGPVAAAVVLFLIIPAVVFCLYKKKRHRLVRVEAPSTVIVNQRGPSNNPESVVKISVANNSGNAGGNSQSDTQSRTSSGPSEVQVMEAGNLIISVQILKHVTRNFSPENELGRGGFGVVYKGQLDDGTRIAVKRMEAASISSKGLNEFQSEIAVLSKVRHRHLVSLLGYCIEGNERLLVYEYMPQGALNRHLFDWAKNNLEPISWKKRLSIALDVARGMEYLHSLAHRSFIHRDLKPSNILLGDDFRAKVSDFGLVKLAPEGKYSIETRLAGTFGYLAPEYAVTGRITTKADVFSFGVVLMELITGRKALDENEPEESMHLVSWFRRMNSDKESFLKAIDRVLEVTDESFESMCTVAELAGHCTAREPYQRPDMGHAVNVLAPLVEKWKPTDQESDEYGGIDFDMTLPQALKKWQEFEGTSMSMSGTDDSKGSLPTRPTGFADSFTSADGR, encoded by the exons ATGAGAGGTGGGTACGGGAGATGTAGATTGGAGGTATTGTTTTCTGTTGCATTTTGTGCATTGTTATTGGCATGCCCAACTGTTGTCAATGGGTTAACAGACCCAGGAGACCTGGCAATTTTGAATGCATTCAAGAAGGGGATAGCCAATTCAGAGTTGCTGAAATGGCCTGATGGGGATAATGATCCCTGTGGCAATAAATGGAATGGTATATACTGCACAACTGGTAACAGAGTATCACAGATTCAGTTCTTTAAAGCTGGACTTCAGGGCACCTTACCCTCCAATTTCAATCAGCTTACTGCACTAGAGAGAATCAgcttgcagagaaacaatctgtcAGGGACTTTACCCACCTTCAATGGTCTATCAAATCTGCAGTATTGCTACCTTGGCACGAACCAATTCGACACCATTCCTGCAGATTTCTTTGTGGGATTGACCAATTTGCAGTATTTCTCTTTGGAGTACAATAATCTCAATGCCACGGAAGGATGGAAGCTTCCCTCGGACCTAAAAGCTTCTGTTCGTCTGCAAAATTTGTCATTATCCCGGGTTAATCTTGTTGGGCCTATACCAGATTTTCTTGGGCAGATGGTTCAGTTATATGTGTTGGAACTGGCCTACAATAAACTTTCAGGAGCCATTCCATCGACTTTCTCTAGATCTGGAATACAGGTTCTCCAATTGAATAACCAAGATACATCCGCTCTCTCTGGTTCACTAGACTTGCTGGGCACAATGCAGTCTCTGACACAGTTGTGGCTACATGGGAATAATTTCAATGGAACCATTCCAGTTTCACTCTCGAACTGTGTATCTTTAAAAGATATCAGGCTAAATCAGAATGATCTGGTTGGGCCAATCCCTTTCCAATTCACGGACTTGTCGCTCTCCAATCTTTCAGTGGATAACAACAAGCTTACTGGACCAATTCCCGACCTCAAGATTCCTGCTGGTGGTTTCAGTTATGATGGTAATTCTTTTTGTCAATCTGAGCCTGGTAAGCCCTGTGCACCCGAAGTAACTGCTCTTTTGGATTTTTTAGCCACTGTGAATTACCCAGTTGATCTAGCAGGGTCCTGGGCTGGAAATGATCCCTGCAATTTGTGGTTAGGTATTACATGCACTAGTGGTAGGGTTAGTACTATCAGTTTACCTAATAGGCAACTCACTGGAAAGATATCACCATCTCTTGTCAATCTGTCTTCTCTCAAGATTATCAAGCTGAATGTTAACAATCTCTCTGGTGAAATCCCAGCTAATTTAACACAATTGAAGTATTTGAGTGCTCTAGATGTCAGTGATAATAATCTGAGTCCTCCTGTACCAACCTTTGCTGCAAGTGTCGATGTTCGCTATGATGGCAATCATCTGATTGAGAAACCATCACCCCCTCCTACAAATCCTTCTGCGCCGAGTCCTTCAGGAAGTCCCCCTTCTTCAGCACCTCCAGCACCCACAAAAGGGTCCACCCCTCCTGTGAATCCCCCATCATCTGGTGGAAGCAGGAGAAACGGTAACAATCCAACTGGCTCTACAACAGGAGATGACACTAAAAAGAACAAATCTTCTCAAACCCCTGTTGGAATTATTGTTGGACCTGTGGCTGCCGCTGTTGTGCTCTTTTTGATTATACCTGCTGTTGTATTTTGCTTGTACAAGAAAAAGAGACACCGACTTGTAAGAGTTGAAGCGCCTAGCACTGTCATTGTTAATCAGAGAGGCCCGTCAAATAATCCAGAGTCAGTTGTAAAAATATCAGTTGCAAATAATTCTGGTAATGCTGGTGGAAACAGTCAAAGTGATACACAAAGTAGAACAAGCAGTGGGCCTAGTGAGGTTCAGGTGATGGAAGCTGGCAATCTGATTATATCAGTGCAAATTCTCAAACATGTTACTCGGAACTTCAGCCCTGAAAATGAGCTTGGAAGAGGTGGGTTTGGTGTTGTATATAAGGGCCAGTTAGATGATGGCACCAGAATTGCAGTCAAAAGAATGGAAGCAGCATCTATAAGTAGTAAGGGACTGAATGAATTCCAGTCAGAAATAGCAGTTTTGTCAAAAGTTAGGCATAGGCACCTGGTTTCCCTATTGGGTTACTGCATTGAAGGAAATGAACGGCTCTTGGTATATGAGTACATGCCTCAAGGTGCCCTTAACAGGCATCTATTTGATTGGGCCAAGAACAATCTTGAACCAATTTCATGGAAGAAACGGCTCAGCATAGCTTTGGATGTTGCAAGGGGAATGGAGTATCTGCATAGCTTAGCTCATAGAAGCTTTATTCATAGAGACCTTAAGCCATCTAATATACTTCTTGGGGATGATTTTCGTGCCAAGGTTTCAGATTTTGGATTGGTGAAGTTGGCACCAGAGGGAAAGTACTCTATTGAGACAAGATTAGCAGGCACTTTTGGATATTTAGCGCCTGAATATGCAG TTACTGGGCGAATAACCACAAAAGCAGATGTTTTCAGTTTTGGTGTGGTGTTAATGGAGCTTATAACAGGAAGGAAGGCACTAGATGAAAATGAACCCGAAGAGAGCATGCATTTGGTATCATGGTTCCGCCGAATGAACTCAGACAAGGAATCATTCTTGAAGGCAATAGATCGAGTTCTGGAAGTGACAGATGAATCTTTTGAAAGCATGTGCACTGTTGCAGAACTAGCAGGTCATTGCACTGCGCGAGAGCCCTATCAACGTCCTGATATGGGGCATGCTGTAAATGTTTTGGCACCGTTGGTTGAGAAATGGAAGCCAACAGATCAAGAGAGTGATGAATATGGGGGAATTGATTTTGACATGACCCTTCCTCAGGCTCTAAAGAAATGGCAAGAATTTGAAGGTACAAGTATGAGTATGAGTGGGACAGATGATAGCAAGGGCAGTCTTCCAACCAGGCCAACTGGGTTTGCCGACTCTTTCACATCTGCTGATGGACGCTAA